The Halosimplex litoreum genome has a window encoding:
- a CDS encoding ZIP family metal transporter — protein MVGPVELLVEALGSQRLVVQALVGGLFIAGLNLLGASLVFVWRDPSERALDGALGFAAGVMLAASFTSLILPGIDATPGGSPLPVLGGVLLGALALDRADVLVPHAHYLLTGKRRDDAAGPGQELPVDSDRLAPVVLFILAITLHNMPEGLAVGVGFGSAAAPALPGADTAPTVGDAVALMLAIGIQNVPEGLAVSVAAVNAGLDRRSYAVITGIRSGLVEIPLVLFGALAVTLAAPILPYAMGFAAGAMLFVISDEIVPETHVRGNERVATLGTIVGVVVMLYLDISLG, from the coding sequence ATGGTCGGACCGGTCGAGCTGCTCGTAGAGGCGCTCGGGTCCCAGCGACTCGTGGTCCAGGCGCTGGTCGGCGGACTGTTCATCGCCGGCCTCAACCTCCTGGGCGCGTCGCTCGTGTTCGTCTGGCGCGACCCCTCGGAGCGGGCGCTGGACGGGGCGCTGGGCTTCGCCGCCGGCGTCATGCTCGCCGCGAGTTTCACCAGCCTGATCCTCCCGGGGATCGACGCGACGCCCGGCGGCAGCCCCCTGCCGGTGCTCGGCGGCGTCCTCCTGGGCGCGCTCGCGCTCGACAGGGCAGACGTGCTCGTCCCGCACGCTCACTACCTGCTGACGGGCAAGCGCCGCGACGACGCGGCAGGCCCCGGGCAGGAGCTGCCGGTCGACAGCGACCGGCTCGCCCCAGTCGTGCTGTTCATCCTCGCGATCACCCTGCACAACATGCCCGAGGGACTCGCCGTCGGGGTCGGATTCGGCTCCGCGGCGGCGCCGGCGCTCCCGGGCGCCGACACCGCACCGACCGTCGGCGACGCCGTGGCGCTCATGCTCGCCATCGGCATCCAGAACGTCCCCGAGGGGCTGGCCGTCTCGGTCGCCGCCGTCAACGCGGGGCTCGACCGCCGCTCGTACGCCGTGATAACCGGGATCCGATCCGGGCTCGTCGAGATCCCGCTCGTGCTGTTCGGGGCACTGGCTGTCACGCTGGCCGCGCCGATCCTGCCCTACGCGATGGGCTTCGCCGCCGGCGCGATGCTGTTCGTCATCAGCGACGAGATCGTCCCCGAGACGCACGTCCGCGGCAACGAGCGGG
- a CDS encoding rubrerythrin family protein, with amino-acid sequence MNGQELLETVREAQATELDRLGSDKYLIAATDADLERVPVLRSVAESAASGRETLSRWAEAETGDAASAFETAAEAEAAQFGRVVDSLAELSDDATDAAATVDGTDAPLHATLVDVDGTVERIAAAFVGRPLVADRTLLQAVNFFVNEADGGRADLARALRTDAQDRLDEGVELLDSVCETDADWERAQRAAERVVEAAYEAYANALESMGIDPKPVC; translated from the coding sequence ATGAACGGTCAGGAACTCCTCGAGACGGTCCGGGAGGCACAGGCGACGGAACTCGATCGGCTCGGGTCGGACAAGTACCTCATCGCCGCGACCGACGCCGACCTCGAACGGGTGCCGGTGTTACGGTCGGTCGCGGAATCGGCCGCCAGCGGCCGGGAGACCCTCTCGCGGTGGGCCGAAGCGGAGACGGGCGACGCGGCGTCGGCCTTCGAGACGGCGGCCGAGGCCGAAGCCGCACAGTTCGGCCGCGTGGTCGACTCGCTGGCCGAACTGTCGGACGACGCCACCGACGCCGCGGCGACTGTCGACGGGACCGACGCGCCGCTACACGCCACGCTGGTCGACGTCGACGGGACGGTCGAGCGTATCGCGGCCGCGTTCGTCGGCCGACCGCTAGTCGCCGACCGGACGCTGTTGCAGGCGGTCAACTTCTTCGTCAACGAGGCCGACGGGGGTCGGGCGGACCTGGCACGCGCGCTTCGGACCGACGCACAGGACCGGCTCGACGAAGGGGTCGAGCTGCTCGATTCGGTCTGTGAGACCGACGCCGACTGGGAGCGCGCCCAGCGAGCGGCCGAGCGCGTGGTCGAGGCGGCCTACGAGGCGTACGCGAACGCGCTCGAGTCGATGGGTATCGACCCGAAGCCGGTCTGTTGA
- a CDS encoding archaeosine biosynthesis radical SAM protein RaSEA, producing the protein MSQPSPDVYEQGKGMDAHNKVMREVRSRNDASYDPREPTRVWLDEDNTPDGFVDSLTIILNTGGCRWARAGGCTMCGYVAESVDGGSVAHEDLMAQIDACLEHEREHAEDLRGDGADLIKIYTSGSFLDEREVPAETRQAIADTFGDRDRMVVESLPDFVDREKIREFTEQGLDCDVAIGLETATDRVRRDCVNKYFDFADFEDACAEAGAVDGGGVKAYLLMKPPFLSEGEAVEDMKRSVRRCLDVEGCHTVSMNPCNVQRYTMVEDLYHEGGYRPPWLWSVADVLESTADVDGIVVSDPVGHGSERGPHNCGDCDDRVQRAIKDFDQRQDPSVFDQVSCDCERTWDAVVERERSYSLPLAR; encoded by the coding sequence ATGAGCCAGCCGAGCCCCGACGTCTACGAGCAGGGCAAGGGGATGGACGCCCACAACAAGGTGATGCGCGAGGTGCGCTCGCGCAACGACGCCAGCTACGACCCGCGCGAGCCCACGCGGGTCTGGCTCGACGAGGACAACACCCCCGACGGCTTCGTCGACTCGCTCACCATCATCCTCAACACCGGCGGCTGTCGCTGGGCCCGCGCCGGCGGCTGCACGATGTGTGGCTACGTCGCCGAATCCGTCGACGGTGGCTCCGTCGCCCACGAGGACCTGATGGCACAGATCGACGCCTGCCTCGAACACGAGCGCGAGCACGCCGAGGACCTCCGCGGCGACGGCGCCGACCTGATCAAGATCTACACCTCCGGCTCGTTCCTCGACGAGCGGGAGGTGCCCGCGGAGACCCGCCAGGCCATCGCCGACACCTTCGGCGACCGGGATCGGATGGTCGTCGAATCGCTGCCGGACTTCGTCGACCGCGAGAAGATCCGCGAGTTCACCGAGCAGGGTCTGGACTGCGACGTGGCCATCGGGCTGGAGACCGCCACCGACCGCGTCCGACGCGACTGCGTCAACAAGTACTTCGACTTTGCCGACTTCGAGGACGCCTGCGCGGAAGCCGGCGCCGTCGACGGCGGCGGGGTCAAGGCCTACCTCCTGATGAAGCCGCCCTTCCTCTCGGAGGGCGAAGCCGTCGAAGACATGAAGCGGTCGGTGCGGCGCTGTCTCGACGTCGAGGGATGTCACACCGTCTCGATGAACCCCTGCAACGTCCAGCGCTACACGATGGTCGAGGACCTGTACCACGAGGGCGGCTATCGGCCGCCGTGGCTCTGGTCGGTAGCCGACGTGCTCGAATCGACCGCCGACGTCGACGGCATCGTCGTCTCCGACCCCGTCGGCCACGGCTCCGAGCGCGGCCCGCACAACTGCGGCGACTGCGACGACCGCGTCCAGCGCGCGATCAAGGACTTCGACCAGCGCCAGGACCCGAGCGTCTTCGACCAGGTCTCCTGCGACTGCGAGCGCACGTGGGACGCGGTCGTCGAGCGCGAACGCAGTTACTCCCTGCCGCTGGCCCGATAG
- a CDS encoding NUDIX hydrolase, whose protein sequence is MDRTDPRERYDDLVVRRERHEVDAERFDDLRDAEVFGSGWGVAGVVLDGEARSTSGSRTQSDDGERLLAIRNEAYPTEWTLPGGAVEDGERLDDAVVREVREETGVAVEPVRPVGVDESVVVCEDGVDRRVEMAFVHFLCRATDSAVADGDLGDPDETITEAAWLESLPDDVFNPDHTDAVYERARELRGR, encoded by the coding sequence ATGGACCGGACCGACCCGCGCGAGCGGTACGACGACCTGGTGGTCCGCCGCGAACGGCACGAGGTCGACGCCGAGCGGTTCGACGACTTGCGCGACGCGGAGGTGTTTGGGTCGGGATGGGGCGTCGCAGGCGTCGTCCTCGACGGCGAGGCGCGGAGCACCTCGGGCAGTCGAACGCAGTCCGACGACGGCGAGCGGCTGCTCGCCATCCGCAACGAGGCGTATCCGACGGAGTGGACGCTCCCCGGCGGCGCCGTCGAGGACGGCGAGAGGCTGGACGACGCGGTCGTCCGGGAGGTGCGTGAGGAGACCGGGGTCGCCGTCGAGCCCGTGCGACCCGTCGGCGTCGACGAGAGCGTCGTGGTGTGCGAGGACGGCGTCGACCGTCGCGTCGAGATGGCGTTCGTCCACTTCCTGTGTCGCGCCACCGACTCCGCGGTGGCCGACGGCGACCTGGGCGACCCCGACGAGACGATCACCGAGGCGGCGTGGCTCGAATCGCTGCCAGACGACGTGTTCAACCCCGACCACACCGACGCGGTGTACGAACGCGCCCGGGAACTCCGTGGCCGGTAG
- the purQ gene encoding phosphoribosylformylglycinamidine synthase I — protein sequence MTVAVVQFGGSNCDRDTVQALAHLDIDAELVWHEDGLPADTTGVVLPGGFSYGDYLRAGAMAARSPIVNEVRDAADSGTPVLGICNGAQIGCESSLTPGAFTTNESARFQCERVALRVENADTPWTEGFDEGEVVEFPIAHGEGRYEIDDDRLDELEADDRVLFRYCDEDGEATPEANPNGSKHSVAGVLGDRDSVAVLMPHPERVSLPDIGHTDGQGVLRAFGD from the coding sequence ATGACCGTCGCAGTCGTGCAGTTCGGCGGGTCCAACTGCGACCGGGACACCGTCCAGGCCCTCGCTCATCTGGACATCGACGCCGAACTCGTCTGGCACGAGGACGGCCTGCCGGCGGACACCACCGGCGTCGTCCTGCCCGGCGGCTTCTCCTACGGCGACTACCTGCGAGCCGGCGCCATGGCCGCCCGCTCGCCGATCGTGAACGAGGTACGCGACGCCGCCGACTCTGGCACGCCCGTCCTCGGCATCTGCAACGGTGCCCAGATCGGCTGCGAGTCGTCGCTCACGCCCGGCGCGTTCACCACCAACGAGAGCGCCCGCTTCCAGTGCGAGCGCGTCGCCCTCCGCGTCGAGAACGCCGACACGCCGTGGACCGAGGGCTTCGACGAGGGCGAAGTCGTCGAGTTCCCCATCGCCCACGGCGAGGGCCGCTACGAGATCGACGACGACCGCCTCGACGAACTCGAAGCCGACGATCGGGTCCTGTTTCGCTACTGTGACGAAGACGGCGAGGCGACTCCCGAGGCGAATCCCAACGGCTCGAAACACAGCGTCGCGGGCGTCCTCGGCGACCGGGACTCCGTCGCCGTCCTGATGCCCCACCCCGAGCGGGTCTCGCTGCCCGATATCGGCCACACCGACGGTCAGGGCGTCCTCCGCGCGTTCGGCGACTAG
- the purS gene encoding phosphoribosylformylglycinamidine synthase subunit PurS has protein sequence MTPYTATVEVRLKHGVLDPEAETTGRALERLGFELEDLRAADLFELDLDAESADDAAERAGEMAERLLANPTIHDYEVTVEER, from the coding sequence ATGACCCCCTACACCGCGACGGTCGAGGTCCGCCTGAAACACGGCGTGCTCGACCCCGAGGCGGAGACGACCGGGCGCGCGCTCGAACGGCTCGGGTTCGAACTCGAGGACCTGCGGGCCGCCGACCTGTTCGAGCTCGATCTGGACGCCGAGTCGGCGGACGACGCCGCCGAGCGCGCCGGCGAGATGGCCGAGCGGCTCCTCGCCAACCCGACCATCCACGACTACGAGGTTACCGTCGAGGAACGATGA
- a CDS encoding DUF7504 family protein: MSLQEPTYTFEGLPLEGVGRGTNILVTGPALGGIRELTMRMLLRRHSREGALFIAADVDGRETLTDYEALGGDLDFARVGAVDCTENGVDDDEHNVHAVGSPADLTGTGIEFSSLYERIHANGASQVRTGVYTLSPFVVYAPAKSVFRFVHTLTGRIRTADGLGVCAIDPSAVDDQTLSSIAQAFDGKVELREVDGQRAIRVRGLPDQPDDWQPVEFETA; encoded by the coding sequence GTGAGCCTGCAGGAGCCGACCTACACGTTCGAGGGCCTCCCGCTCGAGGGCGTCGGGCGCGGGACGAACATCCTCGTCACCGGCCCGGCGCTGGGGGGTATCCGCGAGCTGACGATGCGGATGCTCCTGCGGCGCCACTCCCGGGAGGGCGCGCTGTTCATCGCGGCCGACGTCGACGGTCGCGAGACGCTGACGGACTACGAGGCCCTGGGCGGCGACCTGGACTTCGCGCGAGTCGGCGCCGTCGACTGCACGGAAAACGGCGTGGACGACGACGAGCACAACGTCCACGCGGTCGGGAGCCCCGCCGACCTGACCGGCACCGGCATCGAGTTCTCCTCGCTGTACGAGCGGATCCACGCCAACGGCGCCAGCCAGGTCCGGACCGGCGTGTACACGCTCTCGCCGTTCGTCGTCTACGCGCCCGCCAAGTCCGTGTTCCGCTTCGTCCACACGCTGACGGGTCGCATCCGAACCGCCGACGGCCTCGGCGTCTGCGCGATCGATCCCAGCGCCGTCGACGATCAGACGCTCTCGTCGATCGCCCAGGCGTTCGACGGCAAGGTCGAACTCCGCGAGGTCGACGGCCAGCGCGCCATCCGGGTCCGCGGGCTCCCCGACCAGCCCGACGACTGGCAGCCCGTCGAATTCGAAACCGCCTGA
- a CDS encoding GAF domain-containing protein, translating to MRELTVLCADADEAELEATRVALVDDGEVAVTPVGSVAAASDALRAEGADCVVTAYDLPDGTGLDVAARVRETTPDTPCILFTDASPDRIDTVDREDVVVEYLPRDMPNAREALARMVGNLVQGRTQVGYPLPTREDERLAALEQYDRPGMEAADAFDRLTTLARTHFGVDVAFVGVIDAHEERFLACAGASWETLAREDSMCTHTILRDDLMVVEDTHADDRFADNDRLDELDIRAYAGVPLETPRGATIGAFCLTHDEPRAFAEAELADLRRFADEAMDLLELRRQLNECQDERDADGDGRGVTEHVGADAGETGGDDA from the coding sequence ATGCGTGAACTGACTGTGTTGTGCGCCGACGCCGACGAGGCCGAACTCGAAGCCACGCGGGTGGCGCTCGTCGACGACGGCGAAGTCGCGGTGACCCCGGTGGGGTCGGTCGCCGCGGCGAGCGACGCCCTCAGGGCCGAGGGCGCCGACTGCGTCGTCACGGCCTACGACCTCCCGGACGGGACCGGACTCGACGTGGCGGCGCGGGTTCGGGAGACGACGCCCGACACGCCCTGTATTCTCTTCACCGACGCGTCCCCCGACCGTATCGATACCGTCGACCGCGAGGACGTCGTCGTCGAGTACCTCCCGCGGGACATGCCCAACGCCCGCGAGGCGCTGGCACGGATGGTCGGCAACCTCGTCCAGGGGCGGACGCAGGTGGGCTACCCGCTCCCGACGCGGGAGGACGAGCGTCTCGCCGCGCTCGAACAGTACGACCGACCCGGCATGGAGGCCGCCGACGCGTTCGACCGGCTGACGACGCTCGCGCGGACGCACTTCGGCGTCGACGTGGCGTTCGTCGGCGTGATCGACGCCCACGAGGAGCGCTTTCTCGCCTGTGCCGGCGCCTCCTGGGAGACGCTGGCCCGCGAGGACTCGATGTGTACCCACACGATCCTCCGGGACGACCTGATGGTCGTCGAGGACACCCACGCCGACGATCGCTTCGCCGATAACGACCGCCTCGACGAACTCGACATCCGCGCCTACGCCGGCGTGCCCTTGGAGACCCCTCGGGGTGCGACGATCGGCGCGTTCTGTCTGACCCACGACGAGCCGCGGGCGTTCGCCGAGGCGGAACTGGCCGACCTGCGGCGATTCGCCGACGAGGCGATGGACCTGCTCGAACTGCGCCGCCAGCTCAACGAGTGCCAGGACGAACGCGACGCCGATGGTGACGGTCGCGGCGTGACCGAACACGTGGGGGCAGACGCCGGCGAGACCGGCGGTGATGACGCGTGA
- a CDS encoding formyltetrahydrofolate deformylase, giving the protein MVAVTSDLTEIVVVGDDDTGLIAEITSTLFERNINIEDLDQAVREGVFRMTMRVDTSEMIVKEETLRENLHDLGDDLGVDVQVRFPADRETQQIAVLVTKESHCLEAIFEAWASGNLGADVEVVIGNHSDLEPLAEKYDVPFHDIGDEKGTPDEGELLELLAEYDTDLVVLARYMRILSPDVVFRYEDRIINVHPSLLPAFPGASAYMQAIEEGVRIAGVTAHYVTTDLDQGPVITQRAFNVPDDATEEELQEIGQPLEAEALLEAIDLHLTDEVTVHRGRTKLRDPEDTDAQLGAPRDLDQANPDRPIDGLGEFVAGQDDDEPEAEADD; this is encoded by the coding sequence GTGGTCGCCGTGACCAGCGACCTGACCGAAATCGTCGTCGTCGGCGACGACGACACGGGGCTCATCGCGGAGATCACCTCGACGCTCTTCGAGCGAAACATCAACATCGAAGACCTCGACCAGGCGGTCCGAGAGGGCGTCTTCCGCATGACCATGCGGGTCGACACCTCTGAGATGATCGTCAAGGAGGAGACCCTGCGGGAGAACCTCCACGACCTCGGCGACGACCTGGGCGTCGACGTGCAAGTTCGGTTCCCCGCCGACCGCGAGACCCAGCAGATCGCCGTCCTCGTCACCAAGGAATCCCACTGCCTGGAGGCGATCTTCGAGGCGTGGGCCAGCGGCAACCTCGGCGCCGACGTGGAGGTCGTCATCGGCAACCACTCCGATCTGGAACCGCTCGCCGAGAAGTACGACGTGCCCTTCCACGACATCGGCGACGAGAAGGGCACGCCCGACGAGGGCGAACTGCTCGAGTTGCTCGCGGAGTACGACACCGACCTGGTCGTGCTGGCGCGGTACATGCGCATCCTCAGTCCGGACGTCGTCTTCCGCTACGAGGACCGCATCATCAACGTCCACCCGTCGCTGTTGCCCGCGTTCCCCGGCGCGTCGGCGTACATGCAAGCCATCGAGGAGGGCGTCCGCATCGCGGGCGTCACCGCCCACTACGTGACCACGGACCTCGATCAGGGCCCGGTCATCACCCAACGGGCGTTCAACGTCCCCGACGACGCGACCGAAGAGGAGCTCCAGGAGATCGGCCAGCCGCTGGAGGCCGAAGCGCTGCTGGAGGCCATCGACCTGCACCTCACCGACGAGGTGACCGTCCACCGCGGACGGACGAAGCTACGTGACCCCGAGGACACCGACGCGCAACTGGGCGCGCCCCGGGATCTGGACCAGGCTAACCCCGACCGGCCGATCGACGGCCTCGGTGAGTTCGTCGCTGGACAGGACGACGACGAGCCCGAGGCCGAAGCCGACGACTGA
- a CDS encoding CHY zinc finger protein, with product MRTDPDSKRRTTRPPETDDRFAAPIRGAAIDAETRCGHYDDAVDVVAIRFSCCDCYYPCFRCHDAVTDHDAERISRDAFDEPSVLCGVCGATLSVRAYLDCEDTCPACDAAFNPGCRRHRDRYFAVGE from the coding sequence ATGAGGACGGACCCGGACTCGAAGCGGCGGACGACACGTCCGCCCGAGACCGACGACCGGTTCGCCGCCCCGATCCGCGGGGCCGCCATCGACGCGGAGACGCGTTGCGGTCACTACGACGACGCGGTCGACGTGGTCGCTATCCGTTTTTCCTGCTGTGACTGCTACTACCCCTGTTTCCGGTGTCACGACGCCGTCACCGACCACGACGCCGAACGGATCTCCCGCGACGCGTTCGACGAGCCGTCGGTGCTCTGTGGTGTCTGCGGCGCGACGCTCTCCGTCCGAGCGTACCTCGACTGCGAGGACACCTGTCCGGCCTGCGACGCGGCGTTCAACCCCGGTTGCCGTCGCCACCGGGACCGCTACTTCGCGGTCGGGGAGTGA
- a CDS encoding phosphoribosylaminoimidazolesuccinocarboxamide synthase — MTSVKEFRVDEPATADDLGRGAFVFTDDYSVFDWGKMPDEIPDKGASLCTMGACNFELLESEGVPTHYEGVATDATDGAVSLDEALDSGAAPREMVIELTQVPDLPFEGDESDDPSGYDYDAYHAEAGENYLVPLEIVFRNRVPVGSSLRKRTDPADHGLDLDAWPDEAVDLEDPVVEFSTKYEEQDRYLSRAEADRIAGTAAVDALESVAREVDRVVTDHAEDAGLTHEDGKIECLYYEGEIRVADVVGTFDENRFSYGDQQVSKEVVRQYHKRTQPEWVEAVSAAKAEADERGVADWKSLCDHRPEPLDDRVIEAARDLYCAGTNAYVGRDAFDAPSLEAAVVTVGDL; from the coding sequence ATGACCTCTGTCAAGGAGTTCCGGGTGGACGAGCCCGCCACTGCCGACGACCTGGGCCGCGGCGCGTTCGTCTTCACCGACGACTACTCGGTGTTCGACTGGGGGAAGATGCCCGACGAGATCCCCGACAAGGGCGCCTCGCTGTGCACGATGGGCGCGTGCAACTTCGAGTTGCTCGAATCCGAGGGCGTCCCCACCCACTACGAGGGCGTCGCTACCGACGCCACCGACGGGGCAGTCTCGCTGGACGAGGCCCTCGATTCCGGCGCGGCGCCCCGCGAGATGGTCATCGAGCTCACGCAGGTGCCCGACCTGCCGTTCGAGGGCGACGAGAGCGACGACCCCAGCGGCTACGACTACGACGCCTACCACGCCGAGGCCGGCGAGAACTATCTCGTCCCCCTGGAGATCGTCTTTCGCAACCGCGTGCCCGTCGGCTCCTCGCTCCGCAAACGCACCGACCCGGCCGACCACGGCCTCGACCTCGACGCCTGGCCCGACGAGGCCGTCGACCTCGAGGACCCCGTCGTCGAATTCTCCACCAAGTACGAGGAGCAGGACCGCTATCTCTCCCGCGCGGAGGCCGACCGCATCGCCGGCACCGCCGCCGTCGACGCCCTCGAATCGGTCGCCCGCGAGGTCGACCGGGTCGTCACCGACCACGCCGAAGACGCCGGTCTGACCCACGAGGACGGCAAGATCGAGTGTCTGTACTACGAGGGCGAGATCCGCGTCGCCGACGTGGTCGGCACCTTCGACGAGAACCGGTTCTCCTACGGCGACCAGCAGGTCTCGAAGGAGGTCGTCCGACAGTACCACAAGCGCACCCAGCCCGAGTGGGTCGAGGCGGTCTCCGCGGCCAAGGCCGAGGCCGACGAGCGCGGCGTCGCCGACTGGAAGTCCCTCTGTGACCACCGGCCCGAACCGCTCGACGACCGCGTGATCGAAGCCGCCCGTGACCTCTACTGCGCCGGTACCAACGCCTACGTCGGCCGCGACGCCTTCGACGCGCCGTCGCTCGAGGCCGCCGTCGTGACCGTCGGGGACCTCTGA
- a CDS encoding sodium:calcium antiporter, producing MVESVGLAVGIVLVTTGAVWIGSSWLESASERLSAYYGLPQVVQGSVVAAVGSSFPELATVVVSALGGALGLGTGAIVGSAIFNVLVIPAVAGISTAEDIEANRTLVYKEAQFYMLAVSALVITFAMAVIYHPVGGTEFITGEMRRYLAVIPLALYGLYIFIQAQDTADHEADPDDAVGIDARRQWGYLLAGLAVILVAVHELVAAVEAIGAAVGIGEFIMGATVAAAATSLPDALVSIRAARDDRGVASLANVLGSNTFDLLVAIPVGVLIVGTWSFNFELAVPLFAVLTLATVLLFTFLRTDLALSTPESAALLLAYALFVGWVVLEEVSRVVTFLPGVVG from the coding sequence ATGGTCGAATCCGTCGGGCTGGCTGTCGGGATCGTTCTCGTCACGACCGGAGCCGTCTGGATCGGCAGTTCCTGGCTGGAGTCGGCGAGCGAGCGGCTCTCGGCGTACTACGGGTTGCCACAGGTCGTCCAGGGGTCGGTGGTCGCGGCGGTCGGGTCGAGTTTCCCCGAGCTGGCGACGGTCGTCGTCTCGGCGCTCGGTGGGGCGCTCGGACTCGGGACCGGTGCGATCGTCGGCTCGGCGATCTTCAACGTTCTCGTGATCCCCGCGGTGGCGGGTATCTCGACGGCCGAGGACATCGAGGCCAACCGAACGCTCGTCTACAAGGAAGCGCAGTTCTACATGCTCGCGGTATCGGCGCTGGTGATCACCTTCGCGATGGCGGTCATCTACCACCCCGTCGGGGGGACGGAGTTCATCACCGGCGAGATGCGGCGCTACCTCGCGGTCATCCCGCTGGCGCTGTACGGGCTGTACATCTTCATCCAGGCCCAGGACACCGCCGACCACGAGGCCGACCCCGACGACGCCGTGGGCATCGACGCCCGGCGACAGTGGGGGTACCTGCTCGCTGGGCTCGCCGTGATCCTCGTGGCCGTCCACGAGCTCGTCGCGGCGGTCGAGGCGATCGGGGCGGCCGTCGGTATCGGCGAGTTCATCATGGGCGCGACCGTCGCCGCCGCGGCGACGAGCCTGCCCGACGCGCTCGTCAGCATCCGCGCCGCCCGCGACGACCGCGGGGTGGCGTCGCTGGCGAACGTGCTCGGGTCGAACACCTTCGACCTGCTCGTGGCTATCCCGGTGGGGGTGCTCATCGTGGGCACGTGGTCGTTCAACTTCGAACTCGCCGTGCCGTTGTTCGCGGTGTTGACGCTGGCCACGGTCCTCCTCTTCACCTTCCTCCGGACGGACCTCGCACTGTCGACCCCCGAGTCGGCCGCCCTGTTGCTCGCGTACGCGCTGTTCGTCGGCTGGGTCGTGCTGGAAGAGGTCTCGAGGGTCGTCACCTTCCTCCCTGGCGTCGTCGGGTGA